The following are from one region of the Halosolutus amylolyticus genome:
- a CDS encoding cold-shock protein has product MAKGNVDFFNDTGGYGFISTDDADDDVFFHMEDVGGPDLEEGTEIEFDIEQAPKGPRATNVVRN; this is encoded by the coding sequence ATGGCGAAAGGTAACGTTGATTTCTTCAACGACACAGGCGGCTACGGTTTCATTTCGACGGACGACGCGGACGATGACGTATTCTTCCACATGGAAGACGTCGGCGGCCCGGACCTCGAAGAAGGCACCGAGATCGAATTCGACATCGAACAGGCCCCCAAGGGTCCACGCGCGACGAACGTCGTCCGCAACTAA
- a CDS encoding fatty acid--CoA ligase, which yields MSTYATLGDTLEQTVDRYPDRDAIVYPRRDQRWTYAEFDERVNRLANAMLDAGIEKGDRVATVLHNGSEMALSVYACAKIGAVFTPLNFRLPAGEIEYIVNDAGAELLIFEPETREAVEGARPSLETVETYVSLDDPPEYALAFDDLLESGGPESPPVVVDEDDVYAFIYTSGTTGRPKGVVHEHRDMVDHNLLCIAEMNVTRDDVGLSVMPLYHCAELHCCLFPRVHRGATTVIHHEFDPQAALEAIEDHDVTLLFAAPTAWNGLSLTAAEMDVDVSSLRLGLYGAAPMPAQVLENCREHLCEDYLQAYGMTEIGPAGVFQRPEDQLSKQGCAGLPALNHAVRVVEPDADPDREVERGEIGEILIAGPCTMREYWNRPNATDRSLRETDGKTWYYTGDLGYRDADGYLYVVDRKDDMIVSGGENVYPAEVEDVLFSHDGVEEAAVLGESDEEWGEAVVAYVVADEAVSADELDAFAIESDQLADFKRPRRYYFVDDLPKNPSGKIQKFKLREDEADVEPEAESITS from the coding sequence ATGTCAACGTATGCCACTCTGGGGGACACGCTGGAACAGACGGTCGATCGGTACCCCGACCGGGACGCGATCGTCTACCCGCGGAGGGACCAGCGCTGGACCTACGCGGAGTTCGACGAGCGGGTAAATCGGCTGGCGAACGCGATGCTGGATGCGGGCATCGAGAAGGGCGATCGGGTCGCGACCGTCCTGCACAACGGCTCGGAGATGGCGCTCTCGGTGTACGCGTGTGCGAAGATCGGCGCCGTGTTCACGCCGCTTAACTTCCGGCTCCCGGCCGGCGAGATCGAGTACATCGTCAACGACGCCGGGGCCGAACTGCTGATCTTCGAACCGGAGACGCGTGAGGCGGTCGAGGGTGCCCGTCCGTCCCTCGAGACGGTCGAGACGTACGTCTCGCTCGACGACCCGCCCGAGTACGCGCTCGCGTTCGACGACCTCCTCGAGTCGGGAGGCCCGGAGTCGCCGCCGGTGGTCGTCGACGAGGACGACGTCTACGCGTTCATCTACACCTCCGGAACCACGGGCCGCCCGAAGGGCGTGGTCCACGAACACCGGGATATGGTAGATCACAACCTGCTGTGTATCGCCGAGATGAACGTCACGCGGGACGACGTCGGCCTCTCGGTCATGCCGCTGTACCACTGCGCGGAACTGCACTGCTGTCTGTTCCCGCGGGTTCACCGCGGCGCGACGACCGTCATCCACCACGAGTTCGACCCGCAGGCGGCCCTCGAGGCGATCGAGGACCACGACGTGACGCTCCTGTTCGCCGCGCCGACGGCCTGGAACGGACTGTCGCTGACCGCCGCCGAGATGGACGTCGACGTCTCCTCGCTCCGGCTGGGGCTGTACGGCGCGGCCCCGATGCCGGCGCAGGTGCTCGAGAACTGTCGCGAGCACCTCTGCGAGGACTACCTCCAGGCCTACGGGATGACCGAGATCGGCCCCGCCGGCGTCTTCCAGCGTCCGGAGGATCAGCTCTCGAAACAGGGCTGTGCGGGCCTGCCCGCGCTCAACCACGCCGTCCGCGTCGTCGAACCCGACGCGGACCCCGATCGGGAGGTCGAGCGGGGCGAGATCGGCGAGATCCTGATCGCCGGCCCGTGTACGATGCGCGAGTACTGGAACCGACCGAACGCGACCGATCGATCGCTCCGGGAGACTGACGGCAAGACGTGGTATTACACCGGCGACCTGGGCTACCGCGACGCGGACGGCTACCTCTACGTCGTCGATCGAAAGGACGACATGATCGTCTCCGGGGGCGAGAACGTCTACCCGGCGGAGGTCGAGGACGTGCTGTTCTCCCACGACGGCGTCGAAGAGGCCGCGGTCCTCGGCGAATCGGACGAGGAGTGGGGCGAGGCAGTCGTCGCGTACGTCGTGGCCGACGAGGCCGTCTCTGCGGACGAACTGGATGCGTTCGCGATCGAGAGCGATCAACTCGCGGACTTCAAGCGGCCGCGACGGTACTACTTCGTCGATGACCTGCCGAAGAACCCAAGCGGCAAGATCCAGAAGTTCAAACTCCGCGAGGACGAGGCGGACGTCGAACCCGAAGCCGAGTCCATCACGTCCTGA